A single Gloeocapsa sp. PCC 73106 DNA region contains:
- a CDS encoding class I SAM-dependent methyltransferase — MTLPVQQEYSHLAPIYDRRWASYIQKSIQATTNLLEINPPNSILDLGCGTGTLLQSLSHLFPEAQLVGLDFSQEMINIAKKKLPDSVKLLVGSADHLPFADNCFDLVISTSAFHYFPNPRLAIQEANRVLKPKGSLVISDWCSDYWTCRLLDFWLRLFNRAHFHTYGVKELQQLFESQGLTEIKIDRYKINWFWGMMTAQGDKRIS; from the coding sequence ATGACCCTACCCGTTCAACAAGAATATTCTCATTTAGCACCAATATATGATCGCCGTTGGGCTTCCTATATTCAAAAGAGCATTCAAGCAACAACTAATCTATTGGAAATAAATCCTCCAAATTCTATTCTAGATCTTGGCTGTGGTACAGGAACACTACTTCAATCTCTATCCCATCTATTTCCAGAAGCACAACTAGTAGGACTAGATTTTTCTCAAGAAATGATCAATATAGCTAAAAAGAAACTCCCCGATTCAGTGAAGTTACTCGTGGGTAGTGCTGATCATCTGCCCTTTGCTGATAATTGTTTTGATTTAGTGATTTCTACCAGTGCTTTTCATTATTTCCCTAACCCTAGGTTAGCGATTCAAGAAGCCAACAGAGTTCTCAAACCCAAGGGAAGTTTAGTAATCAGCGATTGGTGTTCTGATTATTGGACTTGTCGCCTCCTTGATTTCTGGTTGCGTTTATTTAATCGCGCCCACTTCCATACTTATGGGGTTAAGGAATTACAACAGTTATTTGAAAGTCAAGGATTAACCGAAATTAAGATTGACCGATATAAGATTAATTGGTTTTGGGGTATGATGACAGCACAAGGGGATAAAAGAATTTCATGA
- a CDS encoding type II toxin-antitoxin system VapC family toxin produces MKLLLDTQCWLWWFAQPERLSEETISHIADETNELWLSVASIWEIGIKVAIGKLSLPESPDSYISSRMSQLGVRSLEITATHALRAAALPLHHRDPFDRMLIAQAQSENMMFVSADAIFMRYSDVPIIWAANS; encoded by the coding sequence GTGAAACTCTTGTTGGATACTCAATGCTGGTTGTGGTGGTTTGCCCAACCAGAGCGGTTGAGCGAGGAAACAATATCCCACATTGCTGATGAGACTAACGAATTATGGTTGTCTGTGGCTAGCATCTGGGAAATAGGTATTAAAGTCGCGATTGGAAAGCTATCATTACCAGAATCACCAGATAGCTATATTTCTAGCCGTATGAGTCAGTTAGGTGTGCGATCGTTAGAAATTACGGCAACTCATGCTTTGCGGGCGGCTGCATTACCCCTGCATCACCGAGATCCGTTTGACAGAATGTTGATTGCACAAGCACAGTCAGAAAACATGATGTTTGTGAGTGCTGATGCAATATTTATGCGGTACAGTGATGTTCCAATTATTTGGGCTGCCAATTCATGA
- a CDS encoding type II toxin-antitoxin system Phd/YefM family antitoxin — protein sequence METVNIHQAKTHLSRLLSRVELGEEIIISNRGIPIAKLVPFYTSFNRRASLGQDQERFTVPDDFDALLPEEILAAFEGGEE from the coding sequence ATGGAAACTGTAAATATCCATCAAGCTAAAACACATCTCTCACGCCTGTTGTCCCGTGTAGAACTTGGAGAAGAGATTATTATTTCAAACCGAGGTATCCCAATTGCAAAGCTAGTTCCTTTTTATACCTCATTCAATCGACGAGCTAGTCTAGGGCAAGATCAAGAACGTTTTACCGTACCAGATGACTTTGATGCTCTTTTGCCAGAAGAGATTTTGGCAGCATTTGAGGGTGGTGAAGAGTGA